One region of Glycine max cultivar Williams 82 chromosome 9, Glycine_max_v4.0, whole genome shotgun sequence genomic DNA includes:
- the LOC100776113 gene encoding homeobox-leucine zipper protein HOX11, which produces MELALSLGDTSKSFTFLDKAVTLPPNKDPPGFCLAPSFAEKRSDSERGTASGSSDPPVQLDLLPFSPVLRPQQHPPSHLRIPWLTQACGGAARVLDVNLFPAATAEDGDDGTSLSSSPNSAVSPFQMDFCTRNGNAAEFGSRNKREQQEAEGRASDDDENGSTRKKLRLSKEQSAFLEESFKEHTTLNPKQKLALAKQLNLRPRQVEVWFQNRRARTKLKQTEVDCEYLKRCCETLTEENRRLQKELQELRALKSSQPFYMQLPATTLTMCPSCERVATNSTTTNQTSIVNNNASSQIPVELSLSKPRILPFPNGQVQAQAHQIASS; this is translated from the exons ATGGAGCTGGCTTTGAGTTTAGGAGACACGTCCAAGTCCTTTACATTTCTCGACAAGGCGGTGACTTTACCCCCCAACAAGGACCCACCTGGGTTCTGCTTGGCGCCGAGTTTCGCCGAGAAAAGAAGCGATTCTGAGAGAGGAACCGCTTCTGGTTCTTCAGATCCACCGGTTCAGCTCGACCTTCTTCCTTTCTCTCCGGTTCTCAGACCCCAACAACATCCTCCCTCTCACCTTCGGATCCCTTGGCTCACCCAAGCAT GTGGTGGAGCGGCGAGGGTTCTGGACGTGAACCTATTTCCCGCGGCCACCGCGGAGGATGGCGACGACGGCACGTCGCTGTCGTCGTCGCCGAACAGCGCGGTGTCGCCGTTTCAGATGGATTTCTGCACCAGGAACGGTAATGCGGCGGAGTTCGGAAGCAGAAACAAGAGAGAGCAGCAAGAGGCTGAGGGTAGAGCGAGTGATGACGATGAAAATGGCTCCACGAGGAAGAAACTTAGACTCTCCAAAGAACAATCAGCTTTTCTCGAAGAAAGTTTCAAAGAACACACCACTCTCAATCCC AAGCAAAAACTTGCTTTGGCTAAACAGTTGAATCTCCGTCCTCGTCAAGTGGAGGTTTGGTTTCAGAACAGAAGGGCCAG GACAAAGTTGAAGCAAACAGAAGTGGATTGTGAGTATTTGAAGAGATGCTGTGAGACCCTAACAGAAGAGAATAGGAGGTTGCAAAAGGAACTTCAAGAACTCAGAGCCCTAAAATCTTCTCAACCTTTCTACATGCAGCTTCCAGCCACCACTCTCACCATGTGCCCCTCTTGTGAAAGGGTAGCCACAAATTCCACCACAACCAACCAAACTTCTATAGTTAACAACAATGCTTCTTCTCAAATCCCAGTGGAATTGTCTCTAAGCAAGCCCAGAATATTGCCCTTCCCTAATGGCCAGGTCCAAGCCCAAGCCCATCAAATAGCCTCTTCATGA
- the LOC106794569 gene encoding uncharacterized protein has protein sequence MNDNITLVLHHGGRFTPRASDGKVEYIGGEFDVWEDISADCLNAFILYDLVKACKKYSNIGECFWLIDKDLDFNHGLRSCTTDGDILHLVRDAFENENEINVYFHHEVDPILEEVPQMLYLECYPIRKAVENEDDLDDVPVAGHEEDVGAGEQTDAGEQMDAGKQRDGGEQRDTDAGEQRDGSEQRDTDAGEQRDGSEQRDAEAGEERDADGKERDVADSEEEREVDSDETDAEWFINFSCMLNEVEAEVETDGYHSEELNIPISSDDEDEDVEVYPQYSQSSGVGEQKLELGMEFGTLDEFKSALREYSILMGREFKWKKNDKQRARAKCKKLVRNSFQIKTFKHNHNCCREVNNKQANRQWVVSKLEGKLRMQPTLKCVEALEYFKQEFGVHIEVTKMWRAMKEAKQLVEGNERKQYAKVFDYAHELLRSNPRSTVKINTVPSPEGPPQFQRLYICLAGCKKGFVAGCRPFIGLDGCFLKSAFGGNLLSAVGLDGNNHIYVIAYAVVDIENKDNWKWFLTLLHEDLGDYIQNGWNFMSDMQKGLIPALQEVMPGAPHRFCVLHLWKNFTKQWKSKELKGIVWQCAKSTTVAEFEGHMAHLKTINCQAWEYLNKWPKQAWTKAHFSTTPKVDNICNNTCEVFNSRILQYRCKAIITMLEEIRSYIMRTMAARKVKLSGKPGPLCPVQYKRLEKEFHFANQWTPIWCGDNMGLRYEVHMWGNKVEVNLGEWTCTCGVWQLTGMPCRHAIATITHKGGKPEDMCHEWLSIEAYNKTYQHFIEPVQGPQYWAQTQYTHPVPPHKKVQRGRPKKNRRRSVDEDNVTGHKLKRKLAEFTCGRCGQTNHNIRSCKNIGVPVRPKKYVAPSTSNEDDHLLSQDEQALNEAEEAAAHVQQDPVEINLSQPHLSQDSDMEVPATIVPPIARNKLAITRAKKRKVADKDDAEN, from the exons ATGAATGATAATATAACTTTAGTATTGCACCATGGAGGAAGATTCACTCCACGTGCCAGTGATGGAAAGGTTGAATATATAGGCGGAGAATTTGACGTTTGGGAGGATATATCTGCAGATTGCCTGAATGCATTTATCTTATATGATCTGGTGAAAGCTTGTAAGAAGTATAGTAATATAGGAGAATgtttttggttgattgataAGGACTTAGATTTTAATCATGGGTTAAGGAGTTGTACAACTGATGGAGATATATTACACTTAGTTAGGGATGCttttgaaaatgagaatgagataaatgtttattttcatcatgAAGTAGATCCAATTTTAGAAGAAGTCCCACAAATGTTGTACTTGGAATGTTATCCAATTCGAAAAGCTGTTGAGAATGAGGATGATTTAGATGATGTACCTGTTGCTGGCCATGAGGAAG ATGTTGGTGCTGGAGAGCAAACAGATGCTGGTGAGCAGATGGATGCTGGTAAGCAGAGGGATGGTGGTGAGCAGAGGGATACTGATGCTGGTGAGCAAAGAGATGGTAGTGAGCAGAGGGATACTGATGCTGGTGAGCAAAGAGATGGTAGTGAGCAGAGGGATGCTGAAGCTGGTGAGGAGAGAGATGCTGATGGTAAAGAGAGAGATGTTGCTGATAGTGAGGAGGAAAGGGAAGTTGACAGTGATGAGACAGATGCTGAGTGGTTTATAAATTTCTCTTGTATGTTGAATGAAGTTGAAGCTGAAGTTGAGACAGATGGTTATCATTCAGAGGAGCTTAATATCCCCATTAgtagtgatgatgaagatgaggatgttgaAGTTTATCCTCAATATAGTCAAAGTAGTGGAGTTGGTGAACAGAAGTTGGAATTAGGGATGGAGTTTGGTACTCTAGATGAATTTAAATCTGCCTTGAGGGAGTATAGCATATTGATGGGCAGGGAGTTCAAGTGGAAGAAGAATGATAAACAGAGGGCTAGAGCAAAATGCAAGAAG CTCGTTAGAAACTCTTTTCAGATAAAGACATTTAAGCATAACCATAATTGCTGCAGAGAAGTGAACAACAAACAAGCAAATAGACAGTGGGTGGTCAGTAAACTTGAGGGCAAACTCAGAATGCAGCCAACCCTTAAATGTGTTGAAGCTTTGGAATATTTCAAGCAAGAGTTTGGAGTGCACATTGAAGTTACAAAGATGTGGAGAGCCATGAAAGAAGCAAAGCAATTAGTGGAAGGGAATGAGAGGAAACAATATGCCAAAGTATTTGATTATGCACATGAATTGTTGAGGAGCAATCCTAGATCAACAGTTAAGATCAACACAGTGCCAAGTCCAGAAGGTCCACCACAATTTCAGAGGCTATATATTTGTCTTGCTGGCTGTAAGAAGGGGTTTGTTGCTGGATGTAGACCATTCATAGGTCTAGATGGATGTTTCCTAAAGAGTGCATTTGGAGGAAACTTGCTCTCTGCTGTTGGGCTTGATGGCAATAACCACATCTATGTTATTGCTTATGCTGTTGTGGACATTGAGAACAAAGACAATTGGAAATGGTTTTTAACTTTGTTGCATGAAGATCTTGGGGATTACATACAGAATGGGTGGAATTTCATGTCAGACATGCAAAAG GGACTTATTCCAGCTTTACAGGAAGTCATGCCTGGTGCACCTCATAGATTTTGTGTCTTGCATCTTTGGAAAAATTTTACAAAGCAATGGAAAAGCAAGGAACTTAAAGGAATTGTGTGGCAATGTGCAAAATCCACTACTGTTGCTGAGTTTGAAGGCCATATGGCCCATTTGAAGACAATCAACTGCCAGGCTTGGGAGTATTTGAATAAATGGCCCAAACAAGCATGGACAAAAGCCCACTTCAGTACAACACCCAAGGTGGACAATATATGCAACAACACTTGTgaggtattcaattccagaattcTGCAGTATAGATGCAAGGCTATTATCACAATGCTTGAAGAAATTAGAAGTTATATCATGAGAACCATGGCTGCCCGCAAGGTTAAACTTTCTGGAAAACCTGGACCATTATGTCCAGTGCAGTATAAAAGACTAGAAAAAGAATTCCATTTTGCTAATCAATGGACTCCCATTTGGTGTGGTGATAACATGGGCCTGAGATATGAGGTCCACATGTGGGGGAATAAGGTTGAGGTCAATTTAGGTGAATGGACATGCACTTGTGGAGTATGGCAACTAACAG GGATGCCATGCCGACATGCCATTGCAACAATAACTCACAAAGGAGGGAAGCCTGAGGACATGTGTCATGAGTGGCTGTCAATAGAAGCTTATAATAAGACATACCAGCATTTTATTGAACCAGTCCAAGGACCACAATATTGGGCCCAGACACAGTATACACACCCTGTTCCACCACATAAAAAGGTCCAAAGAGGAAGgccaaagaaaaatagaaggagATCTGTAGATGAGGACAATGTCACAGGACATAAGCTAAAGAGGAAATTGGCTGAGTTTACATGTGGAAGGTGTGGCCAAACCAATCATAACATTAGAAGCTGTAAAAATATTGGAGTTCCTGTTAGGCCAAAGAAATATGTTGCACCATCAACTTCCAATGAGGATGACCACCTATTATCTCAAGATGAACAAGCTTTGAATGAGGCTGAAGAAGCTGCTGCTCATGTTCAACAAGATCCGGTGGAGATTAATTTATCTCAGCCTCATTTGTCACAAGATAGTGACATGGAGGTCCCTGCAACTATTGTTCCACCAATAGCAAGGAATAAGCTAGCCATAACAAGAGCCAAAAAAAGGAAGGTTGCTGATAAAGATGATGCAGAAAACTGA